A window of the Streptomyces sp. NBC_00454 genome harbors these coding sequences:
- a CDS encoding NADH:flavin oxidoreductase/NADH oxidase, whose translation MSTAAAVPAEFAALFAPYTLRSVTIPNRVWMAPMCQYSAEPDGPAAGAPGEWHFAHYAARAVGGAGLIIQEATAISPEGRISPYDLGIWNDAQVEALRPIVAFVKAQGAVAGIQIAHAGRKASTESPWKGGRVIDPQAPHGWLPSAPSAVPFREGDPVPHELTVDEIHGIVAEFAAAAGRAREAGYQVVEIHGAHGYLIGEFLSPHSNRRTDAYGGSFENRARFALEVVDAVRTVWPEELPLFFRISATDWLEEAGWTADETVRLAGLLEEHGVDLLDVSTGGLAPHAEIPVGPGFQVPFAARVKAETGLPVAAVGLITEPEQAEKILANGEADAILLGRELLRDPYWARRAAAELGAAASVPGQYARAW comes from the coding sequence GTGAGTACTGCCGCCGCCGTCCCGGCCGAGTTCGCCGCCCTGTTCGCGCCCTACACGCTGCGCTCCGTCACCATCCCGAACCGGGTGTGGATGGCCCCGATGTGCCAGTACAGCGCCGAACCCGACGGCCCCGCCGCGGGCGCCCCGGGCGAGTGGCACTTCGCGCACTACGCCGCCCGCGCGGTCGGCGGCGCCGGCCTGATCATCCAGGAGGCCACCGCGATCTCCCCGGAGGGTCGGATCTCCCCCTACGACCTCGGCATCTGGAACGACGCCCAGGTGGAGGCGCTCCGCCCGATCGTCGCCTTCGTGAAGGCCCAGGGAGCCGTCGCCGGAATCCAGATCGCACACGCCGGCCGCAAGGCCTCGACCGAGAGCCCCTGGAAGGGCGGCCGGGTCATCGACCCGCAGGCGCCGCACGGCTGGCTGCCCAGCGCGCCGAGCGCGGTGCCCTTCCGCGAGGGCGATCCGGTTCCGCACGAGCTGACGGTCGATGAGATCCACGGGATCGTCGCCGAGTTCGCGGCCGCCGCCGGACGCGCACGGGAGGCCGGCTACCAAGTGGTCGAGATCCACGGCGCGCACGGCTACCTCATCGGCGAGTTCCTCTCCCCCCACAGCAACCGGCGCACCGACGCGTACGGCGGCTCCTTCGAGAACCGCGCCCGCTTCGCCCTCGAAGTCGTCGACGCCGTCCGCACGGTGTGGCCCGAGGAACTGCCCCTGTTCTTCCGGATCTCCGCCACGGACTGGCTGGAGGAGGCGGGCTGGACGGCGGACGAGACGGTTCGGCTGGCCGGACTGCTCGAGGAGCACGGGGTGGACCTGCTCGACGTCTCCACCGGAGGCCTCGCCCCGCACGCCGAGATCCCGGTCGGCCCCGGCTTCCAGGTGCCCTTCGCCGCCCGCGTCAAGGCGGAGACCGGCCTTCCGGTGGCCGCCGTGGGCCTGATCACCGAGCCGGAGCAGGCCGAGAAGATCCTGGCCAACGGAGAGGCGGACGCGATCCTCCTCGGCCGCGAGCTGCTCCGCGACCCGTACTGGGCCCGGCGCGCCGCCGCGGAACTGGGCGCGGCGGCCTCCGTGCCGGGCCAGTACGCCCGGGCCTGGTGA
- a CDS encoding ArsR/SmtB family transcription factor, producing the protein MTDTANVRVLDHPELGEIRLESVLHALSDPMRLSVVRELAASDVEQPCSAFVLPVTKSTCTHHFRVLRESGVVRQAYQGTAKMNELRRADLEALFPGLLDRILAAASAEEARLSG; encoded by the coding sequence GTGACGGATACGGCCAACGTCCGCGTCCTTGACCATCCCGAGCTCGGCGAAATCCGGCTCGAGAGCGTCCTGCACGCGCTGTCCGACCCGATGCGGCTGTCCGTGGTCCGGGAATTGGCGGCCTCGGACGTGGAGCAGCCCTGCTCCGCCTTCGTGCTGCCCGTCACCAAGTCGACATGCACGCACCACTTCCGCGTCCTGCGCGAGAGTGGCGTCGTCCGTCAGGCCTACCAGGGCACGGCCAAGATGAACGAACTGCGCCGGGCCGATCTGGAGGCGCTCTTCCCCGGTCTCCTCGACCGCATCCTCGCGGCCGCGTCCGCCGAGGAGGCACGGCTGTCGGGCTGA
- a CDS encoding FAD-dependent oxidoreductase, producing MLRIAVVGSGPSGVYAAQTLVQQREVPGVRVDVLDRLPAPYGLVRYGVAPDHEKIKSLQGSLRTVLEDERIRFFGNVEVGGPELSTARLLELYHAVVYCVGAARDRPLGIPGEDLAGVHSATAFVAWYSGHPDAAAEAFGLPGVDSAIVIGAGNVAVDVTRILARGVPELAPTDMPQPALGALGASGVREVRMVARRGPSQGKFTTKELRELGTLPGVEALADPAELGLDPAYADPGAALPAVNRRNVEVLRGWATADPAAQTGGGVHRRIELRFFLRPVEVLGGEGGRVTGMRFERTAPDGRGGVTGTGVYEDLPAQLVLRSVGYQGVPLPGLPFDERTGTVPHAAGRVLRAGRASVGEYVAGWIKRGPTGVIGTNRPCAKETASSLLQDAGTLARRELPQDPLEALRAAGLRPVEWPGWLAIETAEAELGRSLGRRSVKIPDWAGLLAAADGSG from the coding sequence GTGCTTCGTATCGCCGTCGTCGGTTCGGGCCCCAGCGGGGTCTACGCCGCCCAGACGCTCGTCCAGCAGCGCGAGGTCCCGGGCGTGCGGGTCGACGTACTGGACCGGCTGCCGGCCCCCTACGGGCTCGTCCGGTACGGGGTGGCCCCCGACCACGAGAAGATCAAGTCGCTCCAGGGCAGTCTGCGGACCGTACTGGAGGACGAGCGCATCCGGTTCTTCGGCAACGTCGAGGTCGGCGGCCCCGAACTGTCCACCGCCCGGCTGCTGGAGCTGTACCACGCGGTGGTCTACTGCGTCGGCGCGGCCCGGGACCGGCCGCTCGGCATCCCCGGCGAGGACCTCGCCGGCGTGCACTCCGCGACGGCCTTCGTGGCCTGGTACAGCGGGCATCCGGACGCGGCCGCCGAGGCCTTCGGCCTGCCGGGAGTGGATTCGGCCATCGTGATCGGCGCGGGCAACGTCGCCGTGGACGTGACGCGGATCCTGGCCCGGGGCGTACCGGAGCTGGCGCCCACCGACATGCCGCAGCCGGCCCTGGGCGCACTCGGCGCCAGCGGGGTGCGCGAGGTGCGGATGGTGGCCCGGCGCGGGCCCTCGCAGGGGAAGTTCACCACGAAGGAGCTGCGCGAACTGGGCACGCTCCCGGGGGTGGAGGCCCTGGCCGACCCGGCGGAGCTGGGCCTGGATCCGGCGTACGCCGACCCGGGCGCGGCCCTGCCCGCGGTGAACCGCCGCAATGTGGAGGTCCTGCGCGGCTGGGCCACCGCCGACCCCGCTGCGCAGACCGGAGGCGGCGTGCACCGGCGCATCGAACTGCGCTTCTTCCTGCGCCCCGTGGAAGTGCTCGGAGGCGAGGGCGGCCGGGTCACCGGAATGCGGTTCGAGCGGACGGCCCCCGACGGCCGGGGCGGGGTCACCGGCACCGGGGTCTACGAGGACCTCCCGGCGCAGTTGGTGCTGCGCTCGGTGGGGTACCAGGGCGTTCCGCTGCCCGGCCTGCCCTTCGACGAGCGCACCGGAACGGTCCCGCACGCGGCGGGCCGGGTGCTGCGCGCGGGCCGCGCCTCGGTCGGCGAGTACGTGGCGGGCTGGATCAAGCGCGGCCCGACCGGGGTGATCGGCACCAACCGGCCGTGCGCCAAGGAGACGGCCTCCTCCCTGCTCCAGGACGCGGGGACGCTGGCCCGGCGCGAGCTGCCGCAGGACCCGCTGGAGGCGCTGCGCGCGGCGGGGCTGCGGCCGGTGGAGTGGCCGGGGTGGCTGGCCATCGAGACGGCGGAGGCGGAGCTCGGCCGCTCCCTGGGCCGGCGCTCCGTCAAGATCCCCGACTGGGCGGGTCTGCTGGCCGCGGCCGACGGCTCCGGCTGA